A window of Centropristis striata isolate RG_2023a ecotype Rhode Island chromosome 13, C.striata_1.0, whole genome shotgun sequence genomic DNA:
agaatcagaatcagaatcactttattagtcccttgaaGGGCGATTagttttgcagcaggacacacaagacaaggtacacaacgatacaagacaaggtacacaatgATAACAGAATAAGACccaataaaagtctaataaaacacagtcaaagaaaCGCCATCCGTATATTtaaaatcactgacacatgttCATTACAGAGCTAATACCCCTAAATGGAGAGTTAATACCTGGTATACGAAAAGtgcaatgtgcagatgtgcaaaAAGCAGACTTGTGAAGATTAGCAATTTGAGGGCTACTttctattagttaaataaatggcaTTTGGTATAAATGAGACCTGCAGTCTTATAGTCCTCCACCTAGGGGCCCTAAGACGAAGGCCTGAGGGCTAATGGTGTTAGCCTTCCTCAGGACCTGTTATACATAGACATAACGCCTTCCTGCCCACTTCCTGAAATCCTTCCAGCAGTATTGACCAGCCTACCTGTTGACATCCTGAAATCCTTCCAGCAGTATTGACCAGCCTACCAAGGCGATTCTTGTTGGACAAGTTCAGATTTCCAAACCATGCAACAATACAAAAGGTTAAAACAGATTCAATAAAACTTCTGTAAAAGAGAGTCATCATCTCAGAGAAGAATCCTGTTGAAGAAACCTGAGTGGAAATCAGCACATCCACTTAAAGCCTCTTTCTGGATGAAGGACCTGATTCTATTCCTTAAGTTGGAAAAAGATAGAGTATTGCATTAGAGGCTCGACCCAAAAATTCTATGAAGCATGGGCCCCtctattatcttattttaagaaattTACAGCCCTCCCAcaagattaaaaatgtaaaaaaggcgAATAGCCTATTTGTACTGTCTTGATGTGCACTTTTTCTCTCattgatctttttattttatttgctttttatttttatttaatttacttttagtttatctttatttattttgtagtacAGTATTATTTTAACCCTGTATACATTTTCATgcctgtacatttttttgtataacATTAGAGGTGTGCTTCTCTcacaagtttattttcattatttaaccctttatggggcgaagaactatatttggtaacttcagcggatatgaaaactgggtccccatatctctctgtgaggtcgtagaaccacatggatttcttccactAATCAgtaaagatcaggctacgttactagattaaagtggcaaatctacaagaaaaaaagtcacagatttaagagatttaaagtagcaaatctgcgtgaaaaaagtcgcagatttacgagaaaaaagtgaaaaaacaacaacttttttctcgcagattcaccactttaaatctcataaatctgcgcatttttttcatttgccactttaatgtcgTAAaccttttttaccattaatttgagatttttttctcacaaatttgtaactttttttaccgttaatttgagatttttttctcatacattttgtaactttttaccatttatttgatttttttttcataaatatgtTACTTTTTgtaccgttaatttgagatttttttctcataaattttgtaacttttttaccattaatttcagattttttctcacaaatttgtaacttttttttaccattcacttgagatttttttctcacaaatttgtaactttattttaccgttcatttgagattttttttctcacaaatttgtaactttttttaccgttaatttgagatttttttttttcataaatatgtaacttttttcttaaaatattacccccctcccctgggtccgtatgtttttttttaaaatacattctggcagtatgtaatatcctccaatattctctagggttgaaatttggaatttgcaagtatttcaatgagtgccctcattttttttcttttcgtattgaataagaaaataagaaaaattatGTATGTTGAATATCTGGGATCAATGttcatttcttcaaataaaaacatgttaatatgattgatacaaaatataaacaacaacaaaataaccaaaggttgaaataaaatatagtggagtaaaaagcgCAATATTTGCCAAAATGAGCTCTGAAGGTTAATCTGGTTTCCAGGTTATAATGTGACAGTGCTTCAGGTTCTGAATTAGGCCTGCAGGCAACTGTGTCTTCTGAATGATTTCTTCTCTAGGTGCACAAGTTATGGCTCTGAAAGTGGCACCCGTCGCCACTGCACTTGCATTGTACGACCACAGGAGGGCGCTCTTCAACATATTATTGCACTGAAATGTGTAAAACAAGTTTCCCTCCACTTCTACTGAGGATCTAAAAGTAAAGCAGGAGCTGTGCTTTGAACCATCAGCAGGGGGCTTAGAACACATGTTGGCCTTCTGGGACACTGGTCACTACACTACCATGAGAGTGATCAACTGAAAATAAGATGGGAATTGGATGTGAATTGTCACTGTTAAGAggaatttctatttatttttcttttttacttttaaatggaACTCATTGATCTGATGCATTCCTaccaaatagaaaaatataattcaagcacagaaaacacaaaagaatgTCCGTGTGTGAATCTCTGTGACTGGTGTTTTGTTGGACTGCAGCCAAACCACAAACAATCACCTGCATACCACGAATTCCTCTGCATTACCACACAGCTTTGACAAAAAGCTAACTTCCTTTCTGTTCCTCTGGAAGAATTAAAATCTTCTTTATACTTTCAATCTCATGCTAAAGAGTCAAACGTTACTGCTGTCGAGTTCTAAGGGTTAATGAAGTAGAAAGTACTCAAGAGTTTGTGATCATGATACGACCTGCAGGATGGATTCCATTGCCCAAATATGGGCACAGGGAAGTGGCATGCTCTGACGCAATCCTCTCTGCTGTTACTTTAAATGGTTTCAGGAAACAAGGGCTCCCACTCACGTCATGGGTTTTCCTCTGCATGTGCCACAGCAGCAGGATGTGCTAAATATGGGCATCTGTCTGTGAACCTCCACCcaccttttctcttttcctgcaAAAGGAAGTAACACACTGGGGGATGGGTGAGAGTGGAAGAGAGGCTTACACCAGGCTTTCTCACTGTTCAGAGCTGTGGACGGCTCTTCATGCCTGCtgggagaaagacagaaatagaTTTCACAGGTTAGAATCTCCTTCTCCGGTTTTGGGGATCAAACACATGCATTGCAGTCATTCAGTCTGGACtcacgattattttcattattgattaatcgataagttatttgatcaaaaacatgttgaaaaatatcaattagTGTTTCACAAACCACAAGAttacgtcctcaaatctcttgttttgtccagaaaccaaagagatattcagtttattgtcataaaggaacaaaggaaccagaaatattcacattgaagaagctgaaatcagagaatttggacttattgtctttaaaaaaactgctcaaaacaattattcgattatcaaaatcgttgacgattaatttaataatcgattattgttcaatGAATCgtataattgttgcagctctagtcatatatgtatatatatatatatatatatatatatatatatatatatatatatatatatatatatatatatacatatatatataaatatatacatatatatatatatatattttattacttattttattttatttttattttttatttttttattttattttttattacatattttttatggtaaaatatggaataaaatggcaatcttaaacgtgaaatcaacaatgCTAATGTAATTTTCcattaatattagaaaaagttcgATTCATCGATTAAGTGTTGCAGCTCTagactctgtttatcatttttgAAACATGTCCTTAAAGATTTTGAATTGCATCACATATATTTTCACCATGTGCATGACTTTAAAGTTCTTATCTTGCCTCACTAACATGCCAGGCAAACACGGTTCATTGCTCTTTAAACCCAGTTTAATAATTGATGGAAAAGTAACAACACAGCTATGTAATACTATTTAATtcagcattaaaataaataaataaataaatacattctctgaaaatgaataaatgtggaattattaaataaaaagacaatacaACTAGTCCTTTGTAAGAACATCATCTTTTACTTAACTATAATCACTCATATTTTCATTTACGTCTatattttttgcttcatttttcaaatattttatatcaatttatttcatctgcatatttaattatttatgcatgAATTACGACTGAAATGGCATTCAACACAACAGGCTTTGTTTGGATATTAGCAAACAACAAATCTGAGTCAATGAATTCAGAATTTTTGGcagatattttattattctgtgaTGGACACCTGTGATAAATATATTGAATTAACTTAATGAAATGGCATTCAACACAACAGGCTTTGTTTGGATATTAGCAAACAACAAATCTGAGTCAATGAATTCAGAATTTTTGGcagatattttattattctgtgaTGGACACCTGTGATAAATATATTGAATTAACTTAATGGTAAAATGTCCCTAATtgtaattaatattttcatttattcttcTTTGAAGTGTGGTACTTTTAGGTCGCTCTGacgttgtgtttgtttatatggAAAGGAATCATGACTATACAATGTTTCTTATCTTTATGATCAAAtcatgcttcacaataaaacacatcacATCTGAAACTGAATGTTACCCTGAGATGATGCACTTGTTGATAGTTTTTGTGCAATCGGTTGTTTTCTAAGTGCAAatgaaatgcataaataaatccTAATGTCAGGATTGACTGCAATCTTAGCCTAACTCCAAAAAAGGAGCATGTTTGGCCTCGCTTTGGAAAAAGACTGTCAGGTGGAACTGTCCAAAGTTCAAACTCCAAATCTGGCTGCATGTTGTAACCTGTAATAAACACCTTCAAACTATAAAGATTAGTTTTACAGGCAGGTTGAAGTTGTTTTCCAGTGGTAAATGTAGTACACATTACTTACAGTTATAGTTAGCTGTACTTACATTTAAAATGGTGCCATTTGCTACATGCCCCGAAAAAGGCCACACATCcttgtcattttcttttttctttcataaaacAGTCAATAGGATTTACAACAAAATTACATGTTTATTCTACTGCtgcttaaaaatgtaattaaatgatgaatttcttttttaaatttgtggtATGATGCAATGATCATTGCTGGTGGGTATGTTGATGTTAGTCTATGTGATCATTTgatgagacaacaacaaaaacaacaacatcaacaacaacaataataatatatatataaattgtattattattattattattattattatatagcttTCTCTTCGACCTTTCCTACTTTCCCAATAGCCAAGTGAAATCCAACacattgttgatttaaaaacttACAGTTATTAGTATGTTATTAGTATgttatttagtatttattatgTCACCTTATCCCCTTCACATCAGAAGCAAGCATTGTGCCTTTTACTTcactatttgtattttaaatacatagtataataataataataataataataataataataatacattataatgcattataataataataataataataataataataataataataatacattataataatacattataatagGTAAAATAGGTTCCGCCACCCTGCAGGAATAGTTTTAGTcatcaaaatgacacatttactAGCTTCAACATGAAAGCGATGTATGCACATGCAATTATAAGTTGTTTTTCTCTGAAATGGGCCATTTTGCAAATTTTTACTTACtattttggtgcattttttaaaaaaaagtaagatttTGAAAACAGGACCTTCACTTTTAATAGCATTGTTGACACTGTAGTAACCTTTTGTTACTTTGAACCAAATATGATATTGCAACAACAATAACTAATTATGTTAATTATAGCAAAAAGAATAGATAAACCTTAAACTGCCATGATATATGGCTCTTGGGTATCTCAAAATAGGAGTAAGAGTGTCCAGGgtgcagccagcagcagctgttAGCAGGGAATCTGCTCCCACTCCATctgtactgtgtgtttgtgcaatgAATGTGTGAATAAAACAGCTCTACCTTGGAAGTTtcctcctgtttccagtctttgtggtTACATTTGCTTTGTGCTTTCCTTTTCCTATTTATGGACAGTGACCTGACTGGGACAGAGGTTCCTGCAGCTCATGTCTCGTGTTCTGTTTTCTCCGCACAGTTTAACTTTTTGTATTTGAACAGTTGAATATATGTTTattagagcagtggttctcaaatgggggtacgtgtacccctgggggtacatgaaggcactccagggggtacgtgaggttttaaaatatacattttaaaagtagcatccatgcaaaaattaattaattattaaataattatttaataaatattctagtataagttcataaaatgaattttatattcagtaggctattcaatttcctgatcctaaaaacccagagtgtcccccataccaggatggttggacccaacctgtcatatgccacctggcatcacctgtcaatcacttgaaaactcaaagatggagtcgtggttgaagcgtagcagttatagttttaaatggttatatgctcactgtttttactacattagtttgaatcactacattttagttacatttattattaacatttaaaaggtttgaaatagtttttttttttttttcaaatgtttgaattttgtatgtgtctaTCAGTACATTTAGTCTCTACCAACACTGTCAGCCTTTAAGTCACATCTCAAAACACACCTCTTTAGACTGGCCTACCCCtaatatattcattattttattaatgttgccAATTTTTTTCTGTACTCTTTTAGTGTTGTTTGTTATTACCGCCATTGccgttttattattattgttttatttttaattgcttattgatctgttgttatcaaaaacaagatatttaaagaatacttggaatattaaatcataaaataaattaatatcaaaagatagagcacagaaacacacagcagcattaaataacatgggaaatgaatgagggtcacttttgacccatgttgtgcactAGAAGGGgtggtcaatatgttgtgcatcaaagggttaaaaaaaaggttgagattatctgtggttgttttggggCTGTGTGAAACAGCAGGCCGGGTGAGGCCGGTGGGCGGGGCTCTGTCATATGACGCTGCCTCAGTGACGTCAACGAGGTGATAAGTACTACTGGTGCTGacgctctgtgtgtgtattgtgtctGTGAGTGCAGTCAGAGGGAGAAACTCTACTAGAAACGTGAAGCCGTGCTTGTTGTCTGGACTCTTTTCTGTGACATGGAGGTCAGCGCAGAGGCCAAGAGGATCATGGTGGTGGCTCTGGGGAAACTGTACAGCTCCCGGACCCAGAGAGGGGGTCTCCGGCTCCACCGGAGCCTCCTCCTCACCATGGTCATGAAGTCCGCCCGGGACATGTACCATGCGGCCCAGGCGGCGGTGGAGAGTGGAGCAGTAGAATGGGAGCACCAGTCTCCAGCTGAGGGGGCCACAGAGGCTGCTGGCGCCCCAATGGAGCTCCAGAGCCCCGCTGCGACTAACACCGGAACCCCTCGGACTACTTCACCCCGAGAGGAGGTCCCAGCCTCCCCCACGGAGCTCCGCCGTGACGCGGACAACAAGGAGAACCTGAGCCCGTCTGGCCCGGGACAACAGTCGAGGAAGAGACGGGGGAAAGTAGCCGTGGAGCCGGACTTTCTACCCTGCAAGAAAGCAAAACTTGAGCAGGCCAACTGCCCTCCACAGCTCATTGTGAACTCTGTTTTACTGGACTATGTGAAGTGCAGCAGTGAGCTGGGAGCCCCCCCGGCCCCCATACCTCTCCACAGAGCCGTAGCAGCGTGTTGAAGCTCAGCAGATTAAAGGTGATGAACTTTTCGACGCGGTCAAAGGAGCCTGAACGCATCGGCAGACGGCCTCCACCGCCGGGCTCGTTGGGACACCCACCCGGGACAGAGAGTCCTGGAAGTCCGACATGACTGGACAGGTCGGCGCATGTTCCAGGGGCCACGGCAGCAGGCGGTGTGGAGGTCCCGGGGACTCCGGACCGGCCCCTGCTGGCCCAGGGCGGGCCTGAAGGGCCTGCTCCATGTTTGGGGCCCTGAACTCCTCTATGAACATTTataaacaccagagactgtatataaatgggaccagtgctggctGGAGATGAAGAGTGTTGATGAAAAAGTGTAAAAAGGTTCAATGACTACAACTACCTCAgtatttattaaacatttttgtacTGAAAGTGAATTGGGagtgtttgtatttttcaaaactATTGAGAAGTTCCAATTACAGTCAGAATCTTCATCTTGGgtagaacaaaacaaagtctggcatcacaaattgagaaagaaaaaaaatatatatatattggcgtctttcaggactctcaaggttgcattgcaataaacaattaaaaataaacacacaaaaagggattttattaaaaaaataaaaaaaggaaagcatAAAATTAAGATGTATGAtggtcaaaaacaaactaattgaggacaACCTGgaatgataaaaatatttttttgcaaagatatagaacataaaaactgtcgggttattttttcagccaagtaccccctaaccagggcaaagcatttttggttgaaaaaaaaacaacttaaaaacagCGCTGTGTCATCAGGGTCTGATTTATttaactttggaactgataataataatgcatattATTTATAGGcccctttcaggactctcaaggtcaccttacaataaacaattaaaaataataataaaacagcaatgacagtaataataaacaacaataaaacaattacaaataagaacgataataaaaaacaacaatgaccgtaataataaacaacaaacagtacagacaaaaattggcaacattaataaaattcaaacatttggaaaaaaaatctatttcaaacattttaaatggtaACAATCCAtaactaaatttattgcaaatattcctcatcactaaaatgtagcgattcaaactaatgtagtaaaaacagtgaccatagaaaataaataaatatgagacaaagtGAATGAAGTGCATCAGCCAGTAtaggtgtaaattaaacagaataataaaaataattaaagaggaaggaggaaaaaaagaaaaaggcatgaCATATTgcatttctccaaatatttcttgaattatgtaaacagtatgtatacatttgttattattaattctTGTGATACATTCAAGGTAGTTGTtgaattcaatttcaaaaaCAGGACAGAAAGGTCGACCTTTGGAAAACTTGGCTTTATGTATGCCAttacaataattaaattaattaagtgtTGAATTTTCCTATCTTTATTGCTATAATATAAAGTATATCTTTGGCTTTCAAATTAATGTGTAGGTTGGAATGTGAGGTGATGTTAACTTTTTTCCAAAATTATGGGAAAAATGACATTCAACAAAAAGGTGCCTGATTGTTTTTACTTCAGcattacaaaatacacaattaacatcaataTAAAAGTGAATTTGGAgtcatgtgttgtttgtaacAGGAACTATGTCACATATGGTGCATTTGAGTGTTCAAGTGTgcttttaaagggacagttcaccccaaaacacaaataataacaaGTCAAGGTAACTGGGTCATGATTGCTGGAGGGACACGTTGCTGCTTTCAagtctattttttaatttttttgtatttgttcacCACAAAGCCTGGTGTCATGTAgtactacattttttttaactattgagattacattttttcataCCCTCCTGTCCAGTGTCAACCATATATATCCAAATTTGGGGGATTTTAAATGAGAGTTTTCCAGTTAAACTGAAGGATAAAGTGTTCATTTAAGAATTGAGACAATTATCCTTCTTCTTAAGCAATATAACTTTATAAAACCTCTTAGATCAGGTGGACTATGCTCTGTCACAAAGTAAACAGATAAACagattttaatacatcttcttCTATTAGGATATGATACACTGCTGCACATTCACCTACCCAACAGGATATTAAGGAGTTAAAATCAGCACAAACTTCAACAAGCTTCATGTTTGATCTTTGAAATGTTCTTTCatatttattctcattattacTGATCCAAGATCTTCCtcgtttaactctatggagtcttatagggctattttgtccattttttaatccttttcatgtctttgtaagtcattttgtgtctttttttttagttattttgtcattttgtgtcttttttggtcatttgtgtctttttgtgtctttctgggggttttttttggtaattttgtgtctcttttgtcattttgtgtctttatttggtcattttgtgcctgttgttgtgtcttttttagttattttgtgtcttttttggtcattttgtgcctgttgttgtgtcttttttagttattttatgtctttttttgtcattttgtgtcttctgtggggttttttttcctgtcttctcaatttgtgtcttttatgtcattttgtgtctttttgcatctttttttggtctgctttgtttttacgtctggatgtgatgaagaatccatgctttggcgcttttggagactccagagggttaatgaaacAGGCAAAAATGAAATACCAAAGTACGTTTACATTTTGTACTACCTTATCATTTGCCAGTGCCTTAATCATTTCAAGTGTTAAttgtaaacataaaaaagtttaGTATTAATTCGAAACTATGTCATATATCCACACTGTCAAATTGATACTTTTATCCATGTAGAAACTCTTCTACTTACTCTTCCTATATGTGTCAGTGTGTCTCTGCAAGAGTGACAGAAACATGGCAGTAATGGGTGTGAGGTGTAATATCTCACTCATGGCTTTACAGAAATGTTGCTGTTATATTAGTGAGGAGTTTGCTTTTCGTGTGAAAGCagaatgtgtgggtgtgtgtcagtgtgacaGGAAACTGGTTTCAGTGTGAAGAAGTTGGCTTCCTTCCCCCACAACTTCACATCCCCCACACTGATTAGCACAACAAAAGCAGGGACAATTCAGGAGATTGTGGGTCAGAAGAGTGGGGGGTGGGGCGGTTGTAAAGCCACTGACTGGCCAGAGAGCAATCAGGCTCCCTTGGTTCTTCAAGAAGTGTTAACTGTGCCTCCAATGCTGTAATGATAATAGTCTTTGGCTCAGGGTGCAAAAGGTTAGataaggaaaaaaatcaattcttTGTGTTGTagtaaattacagtgaaaagcGTACTTAATAATTCTTTACAACAACTGAGAAAAGAAGATAAGGGAGATAAAACGCTCGCTGAGAactgtatttaaatgtgattacatttttaacagtaGAGGTCATTCTGTAGAGAAGCACCAGCAcctgaaaagttgtttttcttacTAAACTAATTCAAcccccccggttgggaatcactgctctagaAGAATGTCAGAAACAGACCAGTGAGCCTGAGTTGTTTGCCAAACTGTTATTTGTTTGACTGTTCACTCTATACATTTCATGAATAActttgtttagttgtttttcatATGTAtgtaacagaaagaaaaatctgaTGTAAACTAAAAGATTTAGGGtggattcgggtaatgtgggacactttaggtttggctgtttttttttcctgcttaaagtaaatatagtcatcaaaacctttactattggtctaccatgggtgtcatgtgactgaaattacatacaatatttttaaatttagaaaaatataacaaaatatatcaaaattgcaaaaagtgtcccacattacccgaattcaCTATAAATACACATGAACACCAATAAATACTAAGATATGTGCATGTCTACTAAGATAACATTGTGGTCTTATTCAGGAGCATATTTACTTGGCTGTAAGCTGTGGTATGCGATGCCCCTCCAGACTGTGGAGTGGGTGCAACAGGGATTCACCGTGTTTAGGGGGGAGGGAGGTTGACCCAGGGAAACAGAAGAAGGAATGTGGGGGGAAGTGCCTGTGTGAGCCCCATGAGGCCCCAACTGTGCTGCTTATTCTTCCGGCTGAAACCAGAGCACCCTGTCTGTGTACACAGAGCTCAGAGGAGTGGCCGGAACCGTCTGGACATGcctgtgaaaacacacacacacacacacacacacacacacacacacacacacacgcacacacacacacacacacacacacacacacacacacacaaagtcgtTCCTTCTCATGTTAGTCTGTTCAGATCACTCACACACTTTCTTTACTCATTTTCTCTTCCCTTTTGCTTTCTCTCACACGCAAGCTCATTGTGAAAGAATGCTGACACATCCATATCCTCTGCATGACCAAGCATAAGATACATTTTCTAAATGGTgttgttagaataatttgatcATTCtgtcttgttaaaataatttgaattattctgtctctgttgtctgtctctgtgtggtgaaggtcactatgcatgcatAATCCACTAACCTTGGTTGTACTATcactctctatgcatttatatattaatcatgcaatatgattttgatacaatgattttgtttgtgtgttaatgttggtttagaaactgtgattactttaaatacatatattccatttgcttaaactgattaagattctatgatcacaaagaatatattgtatgtttcatattttagactttagaATACATGTAGACATTGAAAAATCTTTGGCTCCTATTAtatctctgtaagacataagaaggcagaatgtttgtcctaacaagtttgttagcaggtcagGGCACGGAAGGGGCAGAGAAGATTGCTGCCCGGTGACATGATGTttccctgtattgattaaaactgacaaatcggcggatcaagaaggcggaacttcctggaagagaTCCACCTTCATTTTTGAGTAAACCATTGTTAGTATTAAAATGGGTTTGAGGGAAATGAGACAGGTCCAGACTTCATGATCCGAGACCTGTCTCCTGTGTAACAGGGAAATGTAAAagtgaacccagagactctgtaactgcacatttcttgatgtattgtaataaaatgaggttaaactgaactgaaaactcTGAaagtctcctgctcatcattccccatcaaacgatctgcgcagagaaataggtgaggattttctgttggagtcagataatttaatttttaaggtttcctcatgcaatttttctaacaatgttttttttttttttttttttaatctgcaaGAATTTAATTATTAACACAGACATATCTGAGAGACACCAGGAACACCAAAATAATCCAaactgataaatagcactaccggtgagggaaaaatatatataatattggcATCCATTCACATTGCcattgttagaataatctgttattctgtctctgtgtgacgaaCATCACTATCTGTGCATGTGTAAttcactatatgtgtgtgtttatgtcctctctgtgcatgcaagatgctttgatacaatgatcatgtgctaatattttttttaaactatgattaaactaaataaatttactgcatctgcttaaacttcctctgccctgtttcaacatggtctcacagaaatctgtgaaatggccacggatttgcttaacttaaaatccatggaatagccacggaatcactcaaatttccatgaaactgacacagattttgctgcgatgcaagttaatgacagtcatatcccgtggctattccaacatacaaagtgattatgtacatttagaaaataaaaatgata
This region includes:
- the ier2a gene encoding immediate early response gene 2 protein, whose translation is MEVSAEAKRIMVVALGKLYSSRTQRGGLRLHRSLLLTMVMKSARDMYHAAQAAVESGAVEWEHQSPAEGATEAAGAPMELQSPAATNTGTPRTTSPREEVPASPTELRRDADNKENLSPSGPGQQSRKRRGKVAVEPDFLPCKKAKLEQANCPPQLIVNSVLLDYVKCSSELGAPPAPIPLHRAVAAC